Proteins encoded by one window of Cryptococcus gattii WM276 chromosome K, complete sequence:
- a CDS encoding Mitochondrion protein, putative (Similar to TIGR gene model, INSD accession AAW46339.1), with amino-acid sequence MSVPRLLVVGGNGFLGSAICKAAVSKGWEVSSMSSSGKPYTTPAGHTPAWVPKVSWHSASAFSPSSYSSLVSSSTAVVHTLGILLEDQGYKKAVKEGDLLSLAGGFLKGLGGGDGNPLKTAEEKRRGYEGMNRDSALEVLNTMLSTLHPSAPNEAVKEKTFVYISAADAFRPLVPRKYIESKREAELEIARRCSETDGIRPIFIRPGLMYHPHTRPLSTLPAFLIDLSSKLNAALPTPLQNIPSLFSPQSAIRGALEGARTFPLHVDHVASAVLKCVEDSERRGVVEVDEMRRWAGFKYNNDAALEH; translated from the exons ATGTCCGTCCCCCGCCTGCTCGTAGTTGGAGGGAATGGTTTCCTTG GCTCTGCCATCTGTAAAGCTGCCGTTAGCAAAGGCTGGGAAGTCAGCTCCATGAG CTCGTCGGGCAAACCGTACACCACTCCCGCAGGCCACACACCTGCCTGGGTCCCTAAAGTGTCATGGCACTCTGCCTCTGctttttccccttcctcttACTCTTCCCTCGTATCTTCATCCACGGCTGTCGTCCACACCCTTGGTATATTACTCGAAGATCAAGGATATAAAAAGGCAGTGAAAGAGGGGGATTTATTGAGTCTTGCTGGGGGATTTCTGAAGGGTTTGGGTGGAGGAGACGGCAATCCGTTGAAGACGGCTGAAGAAAAGAGACGAGGGTACGAAGGGATGAACAGGGATTCAG CGCTCGAGGTGCTGAACACTATGCTCAGCACTCTTCATCCGTCAGCTCCTAATGAGGCTGTAAAGGAGAAGACGTTTGTCTACATATCTGCTGCCGATGCTTTCAGACCTTTGGTGCCAAGGAAGTACATCGAATCGAAGCGGGAAGCAGAATTAGAGATTGCGAGGAGGTGCTCTGAGACTGATGGTATCAGACCGATATTTATCCGGCCTG GCTTAATGTACCATCCGCACACACGCCCTTTATCCACTCTCCCCGCCTTCCTCATTGACCTTTCTTCCAAACTGAATGCTGCCCTTCCCACACCTCTTCAAAATATCCCTAGCCTCTTCTCCCCTCAATCGGCCATCCGAGGCGCCCTCGAAGGAGCAAGGACCTTCCCTCTCCATGTAGACCATGTCGCGAGTGCTGTACTCAAGTGTGTGGAAGACAGCGAAAGAAGAGGTGTCGTCGAGGTCGACgagatgaggagatgggCAGGGTTCAAATACAATAACGATGCTGCCTTGGAACATTAA
- a CDS encoding NAD+ synthase (glutamine-hydrolyzing), putative (Similar to TIGR gene model, INSD accession AAW46209.1) yields MHLVTVATQLRQWALDFEGNCERIIRSIAIAKSRGATLRVGPELEIPGYGCDTMLHSWEVLAKILQSEEAKDIICDIGMPLEHKNNNYNCRVIIYNGKILLIRPKMWMANDGNYRELRHFTPWHKHRQVENHSLPHMIRTVTGQNYVPFGDAVIATEDTVIGIELCEELFTPASPHILMGLDGVEIFTNSSGSHHELRKLNRRVELIKEATMKLGGIYLYANQQGCDGDRLYYDGACLIAMNGQILAQGSQFSLSEVEVVTATVDLRAVRAHRTTSSRRMQSAQAEAYERVVADTRLDGGEQIKVGFQETKGSMNVSYHTPEEEIALGPACWLWDYLRRSRTQGYFLPLSGGIDSCATAVIVHSMCRLVVEAAANGDEQVIADARRIANEPDDSTYVPKDPREFAGRIFHTCYMGTENSSNETRERAKNLANAIGAYHVDLNMDTAVSAVKGIFSLVTGKTPQFKVHGGTNAENLALQNIQARLRMVVSYMFAQLLPWVRGKNGGLLVLGSANVDESLRGYFTKYDCSSADVNPIGGISKVDLKRFIAWAQVKFDLPILYNFLHAVPTAELIPIGPDNAIQSDEIEMGMTYDELSVFGRLRKVEKCGPFSMFGKLVQEWGSFLSPKEIAEKVKHFFFMYAINRHKMTTITPSVHMESYSPDDNRFDLRPFLYPSRFTHQFKKIDELAGRLPDRAEKPKVDTNEVD; encoded by the exons ATGCATCTTGTCACAGTAGCAAC TCAACTCCGACAATGGGCCCTGGACTTCGAG GGCAACTGCGAACGTATCATTCGTTCTATTGCCATTGCCAAGTCTCGTGGAGCAACGCTTCGAGTGGGACCAGAGCTCGAAATTCCGGGATACGGAT GTGATACCATGCTCCATTCTTGGGAAGTCCTTGCGAAAATCTTGCAGAGCGAAGAGGCCAAGGACATTATTTGTGATATCGGAAT GCCTCTTGAACACAAAAACAACAATTATAATTGCCGAGTGATCATCTATAACGGCAAAATTCTTTTGATCAGGCCGAAGATGTGGATGGCTAATGACGGGAACTAT CGAGAGCTAAGACACTTCACACCTTGGCACAAGCACAGGCAGGTTGAAAACCACTCTTTGCCCCATATGATCAGGACTGTCACTGGGCAA AACTATGTGCCTTTCGGAGATGCAGTAATAGCTACAGAAGATACAGTCATTGGTATCGAGCTGTGTGAGGAGCTCTTCACCCCAGCCTC ACCCCACATTCTTATGGGTCTTGACGGTGTTGAGATCTTTACCAACTCCTCCGGTAGTCACCACGAGCTTAGAAAGCTCAACCGTCGCGTGGAGCTTATCAAAGAAGCTACCATGAAG CTTGGCGGTATCTACCTCTATGCTAACCAGCAAGGCTGTGACGGTGACCGTCTCTACTATGACGGAGCATGTCTCATTGCCATGAACGGCCAAATCCTAGCCCAAGGCTCTCAGTTCTCTCTTTCCGAAGTCGAAGTTGTCACCGCCACCGTCGACCTTCGCGCTGTTCGGGCTCACAGGACAACAAGTAGCAGGAGGATGCAGAGCGCGCAGGCTGAGGCGTATGAGAGAGTTGTAGCGGACACCAGACTCGATGGTGGTGAGCAGATCAAGGTGGGATTTCAGGAGACTAAGGGTAGCATGAATGTGAGCTATCACACCCcggaagaggagattgC ACTTGGTCCTGCATGCTGGCTCTGGGACTACCTTCGCCGATCTCGTACTCAAGGTTACTTCCTCCCTCTCAGTGGAGGTATCGACAGTTGTGCCACGGCCGTCATCGTACACTCTATGTGTCGTTTGGTCGTAGAGGCTGCTGCAAATGGAG ATGAGCAGGTTATCGCTGATGCTCGACGAATCGCAAATGAGCCTGACGACAGCACCTACGTTCCCAAGGACCCTCGTGAATTCGCCGGCAGAATCTTCCACACTTGCTACATGGGCACGGAGAATTCTAGTAATGAGACTAGAGAAAGAGCCAAAAATTTAGCAAACGCTATCGGCGC GTACCACGTTGATTTGAACATGGACACGGCTGTGAGTGCCGTCAAGGGTATCTTCAGCCTGGTGACCGGCAAGACTCCTCAATTCAAGGTGCACGGTGGAACCAATGCCGAGAATTTGGCACTGCAAAACATTCAG GCACGGTTGCGAATGGTTGTTAGCTACATGTTTGCCCAACTTCTCCCATGGGTTAGGGGTAAGAACGGTGGCCTCTTGGTTTTGGGCAGTGCCAACGTCGATGAGAGTCTGCGAGGCTATTTCACCAAATACGA CTGCTCAAGTGCCGATGTCAACCCTATCGGTGGTATCAGTAAGGTCGACCTCAAGAGGTTCATCGCCTGGGCCCAAGTCAAGTTTGACCTTCCCATCCTCTACAA CTTCCTCCATGCTGTCCCCACTGCTGAGCTTATCCCCATCGGCCCTGATAACGCTATCCAATCTGACGAAATCGAAATGGGCATGACTTATGACGAGCTTTCGGTATTTGGTCGTTTGCGGAAAGTGGAGAAGTGCGGACCGTTCAGCATGTTTGGCAAGTTGGTGCAGGAGTGGGGAAGTTTCTTGTCCCCGAAAGAGATTGCGGAGAAGGTCAAgcacttcttcttcatgtATGCGATCAATAGGCATAAAAT GACGACCATCACTCCTTCAGTGCACATG GAGTCATACAGTCCCGACGATAACCGCTTTGACCTTCGACCATTCTTGTATCCCTCTCGATTCACTCATCAATTCAAGAAGATTGATGAACTTGCTGGAAGGTTGCCTGATAGAGCCGAGAAGCCTAAGGTTGACACGAATGAAGTTGATTAA
- a CDS encoding Vesicle fusion-related protein, putative (Similar to TIGR gene model, INSD accession AAW46208.1): MSSANPSSLIAEVLRQPDDLLKLAAYRKKLLKEKSALDTKLSEGVKSQLDATRDALLKLQNSRAAVTLIREEMLAVEKLMGQEAGGDAFDKITRVSTVHRNFAQTSKMVQNLRSMSEKVDYLSSLLDSDRNQHDGPAGPSPNLLPIHFQLQQLEAFRNETLHQAKKSNPQDRETLVKWFEKVDKVGGDFEAWLWEIAGSVVELLRKGNGGTVVRLLKIIEVEGKEDEKAVAMRLVRKVATTDAASKFKSMQANARVIKNYRHKFLDVLKSTVQRSFEEYFLDNQHDFLGFIEGLGWVYKDIIRIKDDIEPLFPADYEITSFLVKAYHRSLNETLIKVVKSAPEAKVLLELHAWIKEYRVSMKELEIPAAWIQPPLLDGKSQDLIEDYVKLIVTKLDEWTDNLMREETGKFTWRTREPEQADDGLFGMEGVVDFFQLVNQQCDLALDSNQGAVLARVVTESAKVMRRVQDQWLKLLADEMKAQTEKKPEEVLPGLVEYVIALANDQLKSADYVEALSTRLERLVSDKYKEVISANLNEAIDHYIDVAKRCLSCLVQFVFHDVRAATKALITPSWYTEQLMGQIVETMKDYMGDYQAHLHPSVFEILVDNLLDAFLISYLSALRRASTNALRIPIAIQKIKSDISSAFQFFSKYKPSPGLEENFEVLHMIVNMLAASPEMVFMDYWNFAKVHGPQLQFVNALMKARDDIDRDGVKEIMETLRKKVKEEGIGEPEEPTIMVKVQATSGGLLSNLTNLAGTYASNFTAAGLRPL, encoded by the exons ATGTCATCAGCAAACCCATCGTCACTTATTGCAGAAGTCCTTCGACAACCTGACGATCTTCTCAAGCTCGCGGCGTATCGCAAGAAACTCTTGAAGGAAAAATCGGCCCTGGATACCAAGCTTTCGGAAGGTGTGAAATCTCAGCTGGACGCAACAAGGGATGCGTTACTCAAATTACAGAATAGTAGAGCTGCGGTGACTCTGATAAGAGAGGAGATGTTGGCCGTGGAGAAGCTCATGGGCCAGGAAGCGGGTGGAGATGCGTTCGATAAGATTACGAGG GTTTCGACAGTACATCGCAACTTTGCACAAACGTCGAAAATGGTACAGAACCTCCGATCGATGTCTGAGAAAGTGGATTACTTGTCTTCTCTACTTGATTCTGACAGGAATCAGCACGATGGCCCCGCGGGTCCATCCCCTAACCTCTTGCCTATCCACTTCCAATTACAGCAACTGGAAGCATTCCGTAATGAGACTTTGCATCAAGCCAAAAAGTCAAACCCTCAAGATAGAGAGACACTAGTAAAATGGTTCGAGAAGGTAGATAAAGTGGGTGGGGATTTTGAAGCATGGTTATGGGAGATAGCAGGAAGTGTGGTTGAGCTGTTGAGGAAAGGGAATGGTGGGACCGTGGTTAGACTTCTGAAGATTATTGAGGTCGAGGGTAAGGAAGACGAAAAG GCCGTGGCAATGCGTCTCGTACGCAAAGTCGCAACTACCGATGCTGCTTCAAAATTCAAATCTATGCAAGCCAACGCCCGGGTCATCAAGAATTATCGCCACAAGTTCCTCGATGTCTTGAAGTCGACCGTGCAACGGTCATTCGAGGAATACTTCCTTGATAATCAGCATGACTTCTTAGGATTCATCGAAGGGCTCGGGTGGGTGTACAAGGACATCATCAGGATCAAAGACGACATTGAACCTCTCTTCCCTGCCGACTATGAGATTACCTCTTTCCTTGTCAAAGCCTATCACAGGTCTCTCAATGAAACGTTAATTAAGGTGGTCAAGTCTGCACCCGAGGCCAAGGTTCTTTTGGAGCTTCATGCATGGATCAAAGAATACAGAGTCAGCATGAAGGAGCTTGAGATTCCTGCTGCTTGGATCCAACCTCCATTGCTCGACGGCAAGTCTCAAGACCTTATCGAAGACTATGTCAAACTCATTGTCACCAAACTCGATGAATGGACCGATAACCTCATGCGAGAAGAGACAGGAAAGTTTACATGGCGTACTCGCGAGCCGGAGCAGGCAGACGATGGTCTGTTCGGTATGGAGGGTGTAGTCGACTTCTTCCAGTTGGTCAACCAACAATGCGACCTGGCATTGGATTCCAACCAAGGTGCAGTGTTGGCACGAGTGGTGACAGAATCCGCAAAGGTGATGAGGCGTGTTCAGGACCAGTGGCTCAAACTGCTAGCAGACGAGATGAAGGCGCAAACGGAAAAGAAGCCGGAAGAGGTCTTACCAGGGTTGGTCGAATATGTCATCGCCCTTGCCAATGACCAACTCAAATCCGCCGATTATGTCGAAGCTCTGTCTACCCGCTTGGAGCGCTTAGTATCCGACAAGTACAAGGAAGTTATCTCAGCCAATCTTAACGAGGCGATTGATCACTACATTGACGTTGCCAAACGCTGTCTGTCCTGCCTTGTCCAGTTTGTGTTCCATGACGTGCGGGCAGCCACCAAAGCGCTTATCACTCCCTCATGGTACACCGAACAGCTCATGGGTCAGATAGTGGAGACGATGAAAGACTATATGGGTGATTACCAAGCACACCTCCATCCTTCTGTTTTCGAAATCCTCGTTGACAACCTTCTCGATGCCTTCCTTATATCTTATCTCTCCGCCCTTCGACGAGCCTCAACCAACGCTCTCCGTATACCCATCGCCATTCAAAAGATCAAGTCCGATATATCATCCGCCTTCCAGTTCTTCTCCAAGTACAAACCCTCGCCGGGTCTTGAAGAGAATTTTGAAGTGCTGCACATGATTGTGAACATGCTCGCGGCATCTCCTGAAATGGTCTTCATGGACTATTGGAATTTTGCCAAGGTACATGGCCCCCAATTACAGTTTGTAAATGCTTTGATGAAAGCGAGAGATGATATAGATAGGGATGGTGTCAAGGAGATTATGGAGACATTGAGAAAAAAAGTCAAGGAGGAAGGTATTGGAGAGCCAGAGGAACCTACAATTATG GTCAAAGTCCAAGCAACGTCTGGAGGATTGCTTTCAAACCTCACGAATCTTGCTGGAACATATGCGAGCAACTTCACCGCAGCCGGTCTTCGGCCGTTATAG
- a CDS encoding Hypothetical protein (Similar to TIGR gene model, INSD accession AAW46207.1; CNK02530), producing MSNGKISFSFGANPAQKPATAAQTAAPAPKSNLELLMAKSKAKQPPSKAPPAALFDEEDEEDDKQSSAPPDILAGPSKKRAPVTQAAQLSRAERRAQAAAQAIDQSIFDYDSHYEQMKAAERVAEETKKKESEERKPKYIESFLASAQTRKLDKLRAEEKMLEREREKEGDEFEGKEKFVTEAYKRQMEEVRKAEEEEKAREEALRKGQKGPGLTAFYKTMLDSEESKHAAAVAATSKPVVGPSLAIRPPTEPSKPVYDDEEEYDPFLAREAKESTSESAGNRLGKAGSTMMNEESGKQVEINDEGEVVDKRSLLKAGLNITKKPKAEIPNSLLTSQRSGQPSEGPYVSRAVGAAAGYKERMERERRRLAEQMREVEERKRKEEEEKLRREEEEARRRREGENGEAERKRAEARERYLARKREREEAEKVGNKKAKEE from the exons ATGTCCAACGGCAAGATATCCTTCTCTTTCGGGGCAAATCCAGCCCAAAAACCCGCCACTGCAGCTCAGACAGCGGCTCCAGCTCCAAAATCCAACCTTGAACTCCTGATGGCAAAATCCAAGGCAAAACAACCCCCTTCCAAAGCCCCCCCCGCCGCCCTTTTCgacgaggaagatgaagaggacgaCAAACAATCATCTGCTCCTCCAGACATTTTGGCGGGTCCCAGCAAGAAGAGAGCTCCCGTCACCCAAGCTGCGCAATTGTCTCGGGCTGAAAGACGAGCGCAAGCTGCTGCCCAAGCCATCGACCAGTCTATCTTTGACTATGATTCTCATTATGAGCAGATGAAGGCTGCAGAGCGGGTGGCGGAGGaaacgaagaagaaggagagtgAGGAGAGGAAACCAAAATATATCGAAAGCTTTTTGGCTTCGGCGCAAACTCGAAAGCTGGATAAGCTGAGAGCAGAGGAGAAAATGctggagagagagagggagaaggagggtgATGAATTTgaagggaaggaaaagTTTGTCACAGAAGCGTACAAGAGACAGATGGAGGAGGTCAGGAaagctgaagaggaagagaaagcACGAGAAG AGGCTCTTAGAAAAGGACAGAAAGGACCCGGTCTCACTGCTTTCTACAAAACTATGCTGGATTCGGAAGAATCTAAGCACGCCGCCGCTGTTGCTGCTACGTCAAAGCCTGTCGTGGGTCCATCTCTTGCCATTCGACCACCTACCGAGCCTTCAAAACCCGTGTAcgatgacgaagaagagtaCGATCCGTTCTTGGCTCGAGAAGCGAAGGAATCAACATCTGAGTCTGCAGGAAACAGGCTCGGGAAGGCAGGCTCAACGATGATGAATGAAGAGAGTGGGAAGCAGGTGGAAATCaatgatgaaggagaggtTGTGGATAAACGATCACTTCTCAAAGCGGGACTGAATATTACCAAGAAACCAAAGGCTGAAATTCCCAATTCCCTGCTCACATCTCAACGCAGTGGTCAGCCGTCTGAAGGACCATATGTCTCTCGCGCTGTTGGAGCAGCAGCTGGTTAcaaggagaggatggagagggagcGTAGAAGATTAGCGGAGCAAATGAGGGAAGtagaggaaaggaagaggaaggaggaggaggagaagctacgaagggaggaagaggaggcaaggcgaagaagagaaggagaaaacGGAGAAGcggaaaggaaaagggcAGAGGCACGAGAACGATACCTGGCGAGAAAGcgagagagagaggaagcGGAGAAAGTTGGGAACAAGaaagcaaaagaagagTAG
- a CDS encoding Signal transducer, putative (Similar to TIGR gene model, INSD accession AAW46205.1), giving the protein MSSPRRRRNQQSTTVQSIRSQAPLTPRLLNLNTNVPTTRSRARLLSSKSNLKLNDENSRGPAPDFNKSLRSRGPLKDNPLKMNVLEDKKRMIGKRKMEDEDENEKKGKILKMDDRLVRRMGPPLKTVGSNNSLHTWHTLAPVVSPQRLPEQTQTVMPPTPAREILRKGMLEAKQRDDEARGAESNTFTLVARPPTPPRMRERPFEIKRDEDTIMGDSPRFVARPPTPPRPHQKIIVAKSPTSLPSGALVSLTSPRRPLLHSSIPSTPSSSQPSLINAFKSPPTRQLSPSLLTSPTSQNQSTAAIPTYNVSTTPDCIPLTASMFTPNNRPKMASPLTNRRIAFAAKVAREQTSLDALVLKVTPAKQEIQPRVVGTPKKNVASEKVDEAIEATDKVDIDMVVTEKTANAEPVPAIEVMTEKGMADGACEDRSHVFPVTKVEPDIKMDVDERATEVKSEAQPAPEIVSTSSAEVISTATQPAQMADAAAPERPTIQPSVNAQPHKTSSGRSLLGMGAPSRIPISTRHVPAVASNDKSHLPSSTVKKMASGLGVGSLPERRPGSRPEMLGNDGSAPTQGPSSSPAKRQPSYPSSLGSGPLARPTARVVSNPIRPSATASEASSAVEMSMHPTAESSRSVSDPVPIPEPARPSRLSLSTNRREGMSLETSQSLAGLSEALEKLKSKKRLSGASASAEPPRNSTIPSLTVTAPPPSILKNETESLSAPTSSTTMAPLANHRLRSSLHPADSSILSDTAGEKSILEMLSSTKGMKCFQGVVAFVDVRTSEGSDSSQFFSDILKSGGAKVLTRPTLSCTHVVYKSGRPATLNWYRRQDKPPRLVSIKWLTDSKKAGQKMEEDKYLVDPNEEPVFEKRRKSMEPKALSAYKSTASSGAKRQALLAVAEAKNKSMTYAPKLPSPLKKTYINLPFSDDNK; this is encoded by the exons ATGTCCTCTCCCCGCCGCCGTCGTAATCAACAATCGACAACCGTGCAGTCCATACGATCACAAGCTCCCCTTACTCCGCGTCTCCTTAATCTAAACACCAACGTCCCCACCACTCGCTCTCGCGCCCGTCTCTTGTCATCAAAGAGCAATCTTAAATTGAACGACGAAAACAGCCGCGGTCCAGCGCCTGATTTTAACAAGAGTCTGAGGAGTAGAGGTCCCCTCAAGGACAACCCGTTAAAGATGAATGTGCTAGAGGATAAGAAAAGGATGAttgggaagagaaaaatggaagatgaggatgagaatgaAAAGAAAGGCAAAATTCTAAAAATGGATGACAGGCTTGTGAGAAGGATGGGTCCGCCTTTAAAGACCGTTGGGTCAAACAACAGCCTTCATACATGGCATACATTGGCTCCCGTGGTGTCACCACAACGACTTCCAGAGCAAACCCAGACCGTCATGCCTCCAACACCTGCGAGAGAGATCTTGCGAAAGGGTATGCTTGAAGCCAAGCAAagggatgatgaagcaagGGGAGCAGAGTCGAACACATTCACCCTAGTCGCTCGACCGCCAACACCGCCGAGAATGCGTGAACGGCCCTTTGAAATCAAAAGGGATGAAGACACGATTATGGGAGATTCTCCCAGGTTTGTTGCGAGGCCACCAACACCACCAAGACCTCACCAAAAAATCATCGTTGCTAAGAGCCCTACTTCTCTTCCCAGCGGTGCTCTCGTCTCTCTCACTTCCCCGCGACGGCCTCTGTTGCATTCCTCAATTCCGTCTACCCCCAGCAGCTCCCAACCATCTCTTATCAATGCCTTCAAATCTCCTCCCACCCGCCAACTTTCTCCGTCTCTCTTGACGTCCCCTACGTCTCAAAATCAATCTACAGCTGCCATTCCCACTTACAACGTATCGACTACACCCGACTGCATACCGCTAACTGCCTCAATGTTTACTCCTAATAACCGTCCCAAAATGGCGTCTCCTTTGACTAACAGGCGAATCGCATTTGCAGCGAAGGTGGCCAGGGAGCAAACATCACTTGATGCTCTGGTGTTGAAAGTCACTCCTGCCAAGCAGGAAATACAGCCACGAGTCGTTGGGACGCCGAAGAAAAATGTCGCTTCTGAGAAAGTTGACGAAGCGATCGAGGCGACCGATAAAGTGGATATCGATATGGTTGTGACTGAAAAAACTGCAAATGCTGAGCCAGTGCCTGCAATTGAGGTGATGACGGAGAAAGGAATGGCTGATGGTGCATGCGAGGACCGATCACATGTGTTTCCTGTTACCAAAGTAGAACCCGATATCAAGATGGACGTTGATGAACGTGCAACCGAGGTAAAATCTGAGGCGCAACCAGCTCCTGAGATTGTATCTACATCCTCTGCTGAGGTCATTTCCACCGCAACACAGCCTGCACAGATGGCAGATGCTGCTGCTCCAGAACGCCCTACAATTCAACCCTCTGTCAACGCTCAACCACACAAGACTTCATCCGGTAGATCCTTGCTAGGTATGGGCGCACCTAGCCGCATCCCCATTAGTACACGACATGTACCTGCAGTAGCTTCCAACGACAAGTCTCACCTGCCCTCGTCTACAGTGAAGAAAATGGCAAGTGGTTTAGGGGTAGGCTCTCTTCCAGAGAGACGACCTGGTAGTCGACCAGAAATGTTGGGTAATGACGGTTCAGCTCCTACTCAGGggccttcttcctcacctGCAAAGCGTCAGCCTTCTTACCCTTCCTCCCTGGGTTCGGGTCCCCTTGCTCGCCCTACTGCACGTGTGGTTTCCAACCCCATTCGTCCTTCTGCTACCGCCTCAGAAGCATCCTCTGCGGTTGAGATGTCTATGCATCCTACAGCCGAAAGCAGCCGATCTGTATCTGACCCTGTCCCCATTCCTGAACCTGCACGACCGTCCAGACTGAGTTTGAGTACGAATAGGCGAGAAGGCATGTCCTTAGAGACTTCTCAATCCTTGGCCGGTTTGAGCGAGGCGTTGGAGAAGCTCAAGTCAAAGAAGCGACTTTCCGGCGCATCTGCTTCTGCTGAACCACCCCGAAATTCGACCATTCCGTCTCTCACAGTCACAGCCCCACCTCCAAGTATTCTTAAAAATGAAACAGAAAGCCTCTCAGCACCAACTAGCTCTACAACTATGGCGCCTCTGGCCAACCATCGATTACGAAGCTCACTTCATCCCGCTGACTCGTCCATTTTATCGGACACTGCCGGCGAAAAATCTATTTTGGAAATGCTGAGTTCAACGAAGGGCATGAAGTGTTTCCAAGGTGTGGTGGCGTTTGTAGATGTAAGGACTAGTGAAGGATCAGATTCTTCACAATTCTTTTCCGATATTTTGAAATCTGGTGGCGCCAAG GTCCTTACCCGGCCAACTCTCTCTTGCACCCATGTTGTTTACAAGTCTGGTCGACCGGCGACGTTGAACTGGTACCGACGCCAAGACAAGCCACCAAGACTTGTGAGCATTAAATGGTTGACTGATAGTAAAAAGGCCGGTcagaagatggaagaagacaaGTATCTTGTGGACCCAAATGAGGAGCCTGTATTTGAAAAG AGAAGGAAATCGATGGAACCCAAGGCTTTGTCGGCGTATAAGAGCACTGCGAGTAGCGGCGCTAAGAGACAAGCTC TACTGGCTGTTGCCGAAGCAAAAAACAAGAGTATGACCTATGCCC CCAAACTCCCTTCACCACTCAAGAAGACCTACATCAACCTCCCCTTCTCAGACGACAACAAGTAA
- a CDS encoding Uroporphyrinogen-III synthase, putative (Similar to TIGR gene model, INSD accession AAW46204.1), translating to MSENSQLRSLEATPVILFKTPNPSPSTDPYHYAFSKSAPSSSNTAEEYKPYFIPVLQESYDLPEIVKIIGQGPEPWEGVIVTSRRGMEGWVKGVQIYLGGIGKGKEKEGAWDVLPLFSVGHASTEHLAAADIPPSFKPRPVPEMESDPPKSAIPLSELILRTSPRGSTGAGGVNHRPYLFLCGDKSLDEMPTALRSEGRTVKEVMVYATSARDDFQGGLGRLEIPIKSKGWLAFFSPSSAAIVMPQIKQDQRRWDGWRIFAIGETTKKYLEEQAKIEVHAVADKPDAEGTFEAIMKAGR from the coding sequence ATGTCCGAAAATTCACAGCTCCGGTCATTAGAAGCAACGCCGGTAATACTGTTCAAAACTCCCAATCCGTCACCTTCCACCGATCCCTACCACTATGCTTTTTCCAAATCAGcaccatcatcttcaaatACTGCTGAAGAATATAAGCCCTATTTTATTCCAGTCTTGCAAGAGTCATATGATCTTCCAGAGATTGTCAAAATCATCGGACAGGGGCCCGAGCCGTGGGAAGGTGTAATTGTTACCAGCCGGCGAGGTATGGAGGGATGGGTCAAAGGGGTTCAAATTTACTTGGGAGGAATAGgcaagggaaaggagaaggaaggggCGTGGGATGTATTACCTCTTTTCTCTGTTGGCCATGCGTCGACCGAGCATTTGGCTGCTGCCGATATACCACCATCGTTCAAGCCTCGTCCTGTCCCCGAGATGGAAAGCGATCCTCCAAAATCTGCTATACCATTGTCGGAACTGATACTGCGAACATCGCCGAGGGGAAGTACTGGTGCGGGTGGAGTAAACCACAGACCATACTTGTTCCTGTGTGGAGACAAATCGCTAGACGAGATGCCTACCGCGCTGAGAAGTGAAGGGAGGACGGTGAAGGAAGTTATGGTGTACGCCACGTCCGCTCGAGACGACTTCCAAGGCGGCTTGGGGAGGCTAGAAATACCTATCAAATCGAAAGGGTGGTTGGCCTTCTTTTCGCCGAGTTCAGCAGCTATTGTAATGCCCCAAATCAAGCAGGATCAACGTCGCTGGGATGGATGGCGTATATTCGCCATTGGAGAAACGACCAAAAAGTATCTGGAGGAGCAGGCTAAGATAGAGGTGCATGCTGTTGCCGACAAACCGGATGCGGAGGGGACATTCGAGGCTATAATGAAGGCTGGAAGATAG